A window of Plasmodium malariae genome assembly, chromosome: 12 genomic DNA:
TCCTCATAGTTGCCGCCATCatcttttcccttttttatgGCCTCCCTCCATTTATTTCCCCAGTCGTAATTTTCCCGATTTTccataaatttttcaaaagttgtaatttcattatttttaattacaaaactgtcattattaatatttttacaaattaagtttttatattcatccgtaattattatattcagtTTATTTTGCTTATCTTCCACATTCTCACAGTCCGCTTTTAAGCCCCTGTGCCACTCAGtactatttttctttgtGCAACTCTGTTCTAAACTGCATTCACTTctgtattcatttattccCCCCCCTTTTTTTCCAGATGCTTCCCCCTTCAATCCATTCATCAATTCAAAGCTGTTCACTTCTTCCTCCTCTTCCTCCTCCCCGCACATGCCTTCCCCTTCTTCGACTGTTTCCATCGCATCTTCTCCCTCCACTACTTTGAATCCGTTCACTACTTCTTCCCCTTCTGTTCCTTCTCCCTCTTCTTCTACCGTTTCCATCGCATCTCCTCCTTCTTCTATCTGTATGTCATTCGAATTGCATGTTAATCCCTTTCCACCTTCGGTTAAGATGTACAAAGGATTATCCATGTGATTCGTTGAGCTCTCCTTCGTTTCACTTGTTTCGTTGTGTAAGTCGCTCAGGTTGCTAAGCAGTTTAcctttattatattcttggCTATTACAGCGGCTGCCATTACAGCGGCTGCTATTACAATGGCTACTATTACAATGGCTGCTATCGTAACcgctattattgttactactaCAACTACTATTAGTATTACCCTTACTGTTTAcacttatattaatacaatttGCTATTTTCTGCTGCACAACGTGCTTCTGCTTGTCAATCCTTCTTAAGGGGTTGGCACCTGAGCGACAACCCACCTGCCCACCTAAACCATTTTTACCCTCTTCATTGTTATCAGACGATATTGTTTCATCATCCGTGTCAAAGgaagtaacaataatattcaTTGGGCTTAGGAAGTGAGTTGTCCTATGctcttttttccttcttccTGTTGAGGATGATGATTTCACATTTTTTCCAAATCCATTtctgttaaaaaataaatcattatttttaataaaggaCATCATAGGTggttttaaataattaacagAGCGTGCTGGAATTGTTTTATGTTTACTCTTTTGTCTGATATAACTAGAGaacatatttacatttctcatatttacatttctcatatttacatttctcatgtttacatttttcatgTTAACATTTTTCATGTTTAAACTTCTCGTGTTTACATCTCTCACGTTTACATTTCTCATCTTTTCTATATCctctattttatttgattgaaacgtactatttttaaaattattaaaaatattatttaatagtaAACTTTCCTTTATAGATTTATTATCCAAAGAAGTGGATGGAACTTGAGGTCTAAAATCATAACATGAAGACGAATTACTACTATTTGTAAGCCGTTCCGATGTGCATAAATTTAGTTCAGTTTTATACGTTTTGTTACATATTGAATTAAAACTTCcataattattaacaataGTATTATTACCCATTGTGTATACACTATTACTTGGACTTTTATCTAAATCTTGATCTATTCTTACTGTATTCAGATTTTCACATTTATtctgaataataaaattatcattatcactCATTATAATAACTGACTTAATACTTAATGGGCTTCTATATCCTATTTCTGTTGAATATTCAttgtatttaataaagtAACCAATAGCATTGTTCATTTTATACTCTCCTTCAAAAATTACTCTATCATTATATATGAGCATACCCCACCCATTTCGAACATTATTAACAGTTTCccctatataataatattttttatttttttccttttcggatatatttaaagaagtACTAGAAACTGACGAATACGTATCGACTACTTTAAGCCGTTCTGATGAATAGTTTTTTATCACTTTGTATCTGTTCTTTTCAATACAACTTAGATTACTATCACTGTAAAATATTTCGTTCGACtgattcattattttatcttcCACATGGTTTCTTCCCAAGCTATCTTCTTCTTCACATCGTTTATTAGAGCAGCTTTCTTCTAACCGTTCGGACTTCCAATGATGGGATGTATCCTTCTTCTCCTTTTGCTGCTTCCCCGCACTCTTCACATAGCCGTTTCTACCAAAGCTATCACTATTGACCGAATTTCCACTGTTACTATCCTCTTGACGCAAAAAGGACGAATTGAATCTATTCACTTCCTTATCATTacacaaatttttattcttaatataatcatcatagtcataatatatatttgatatcCTATTACCTGTGTAtgtatgatataaaaattcagGATTTTCGTTTTCGATTAATTCTATATCTATTCCCCCAGTATCATAAACAATTAaactttttacattttttcttaaaaaaacatCTGATATTATATCACTATTTACTAGTTTTGTTCCACTTACCTTGCTTTTTCTTCCTATGCTTTCTTCTATCATTTTTGTTCCATGGCATTTTGAGTTTGTCACATGGAACTCTCTTTCTGTTGATCGTTTTGCTCCATTCTTAAACTTTTCCTCGTATAATACTCCTTCTAAATGATCGCAGCAATTCTTTATTCTACTAATCTGCTTTTCATGTAGTCCTTCCCCTTCGCTAAGCGCCTCCTTCTCTTCTGTTTCTTTCCCACTGCATTGATTTTTCCTTGTCCTGTTTATGGCCACTGCTTTGTGTCTGCTCCTACTGTTATTACAAATTCCCCTTCTTTCCTTTGAATCACTCAGTCTACGATTAGACCGGGGAACATTCTCTTCGGAAATACTTTTCGCAGATAAGAATTTACCTGTGCGTTCCCCCCTTTCcatttttacttcatttgatatttttttatgaacaaaatcTTGTTTGAAAATttggatattttttttaccctcTTTTGAAATACTACTATAGGTGgcatttttttcaaacatTGCTTCGTCATTTAGCATTTTACCATTTAGCATTTTACCATTTAGCATTTTACCATTTAGCATTTTACCATTTAGCATTTTGCCATTTAGAATTTCGTTATTTTCCCTCTCATCATTTTCCCTCTCATCATTTTCCATCTCATCATTTTCCCTCTCATCATTTTCCCTCTCATCATTTTCCCTCTCATCATTTTCCATCTCATCATTTTCCCTCTCATCATTTTCCCTCTCATCATccgttttattatatgttatatttttggaTATATTACtcaataatttttgaaaaaatgagGAATAAAATTGTGTATTCTCATTttcacaaattttttttggtgGCTCTGTTTTAAATCTTCTACTACTTcgtacataatttttttttaaatttgtgtcgttataattattctcattaaaattgttattcAAATTTAACCGCTCGTCCAAATTTCTTAAGTTATCATAAAATAACTTGTCGGAATTACAAAATAGCTTCCTTGACACACCTGAGCTCAATTCGTTCATGTTTTTATTCAGACGAGATAATAAAAAGGTTCATACTTATaagcactttttttttttctttttttttttttttttcgcgggtagcaaaaaaaatattaaaccTTTTTACAGCTAATCACAAAAATATGTCTACGCTTCGTTATAAAAACATACGTTGTACACCCATACGAAAAAaagattcttttttttttttttttttttttttatcatttgtgtatgtgcatatacatataaccATATATAGCATATGTACGTACTTCTTTCGttgtaacaatttttttttttttttttttttttttttttcaagaccCTCCGTGTTTCACCAAAACAAAGGATGTGTACTCTTCTCTTCCTTAAGCTGAccagtttttaaaaatgagacaataataactataaagaaggaaaaaataataaaatataataaattaaataaataaatatatatatatgcgcataAAAGACCTTTGTAAATATTACACTTTCTTTTTCCCTTATACATGCAGCATCATGAAGTGGGACAAAACGAAATGTAATATGCACAGAGTGAATATCACGAACACACAATGTGTTggatacatatattataaacacATTGATATACAATAAAGTACGTTTCAATAATGtgtaaattagaaaaattaacgAGAAAAAATTCCTACGGCTAAAACACAAAAATCGCATATCAATATATGAATAACTGATTTAGATATTCTTGTtacaaatggaaaaaaaaaaaaattaaattgcacgtacttatgtatgtatgtatgtatgtatgtatgtatgtataaatatatacatatatattatgtataaattatgtatgcgcacatatatgtatattcgtACTCTCATtcgtatgcacatatattgTACACTCAtttgtatgcacatatattgTACACTCATTTGTATGCATAATTGTTTGTATTTTCGCATGTACGTATGCGAGTATGTACGTTATGTATCAATGGGGAAATTTCccaatatttttacttttttttttttttgttttcccgACTATACCAAATGACAAACgtaaaaaagcaaaagcaAAAGCAAAAGCAAAAGCAAAAgcaaaagaagaaataaattaaattgtCAAGAGTGTTAAGGAGAATACTAGCATTTTACTCGCtttccatatatttattcagcCTTCCTTTcacttcattttatttcttaatatgtagtacgaaaaaaaaattcaccTTTAGGCAATTACAGTATGAACAAAGCtaaaagtaatttttttttttttttttttttttaaatattattttcttcatttgcatatatattacacaagagctaattaatattatgtcATATCTCAGAAGTAATGACTACTCTTGATAACACAAACCTTGCGATTTAAGTATATGCTGTGATTTATGTATCAGTTCTTGttcttttatgtattttaccgtttcttcctttttcacTTATTTCACAGAGAAGAGGGATTgtacataattatacatacaaatgtGTATTGCAACTAGccaattttacttttacacATTCATAGATACAAACACTTAACATCCCCTCGTTGTAATGTAACTAGATCAGTTATTCTTCATCCCATATGTTTTCCATTCCTCTTCATCATCATTAGTAAACGCTGggaatttaatttaattttgcgTCGTACTTTATTATACTCAAAAAAAGGacaacttttatttttttttttttttcctttttccccCCCGttcccaaaaaaaaaaaaaataaatatattaatctGAGAgacttttttatgaacacaGTAATAAGAAACAGATTtgacaaaattattttattttatttttttttatttttgtattatgcACTTcgcaaatatacatatacatgaatacacatgcatatccaaacataaatgtacacatataacAACTGTGTTATAATCCTATCACATAACTGAAATtgtttttcatctttttcaaaaaacTTGTAATCAAAACAAATGCCCCAAAAAAGTGCAAACAATATTACTCGTATCACCAGATTGTGtgaaatatacatgtacgtcttattaaatgaaatattatccCTTTTCACTTTCACGAAATTgagtaatatttatacataattaaaaggCAGAAATATGGATAgacttttaaataattcgTTAAATAACCCTAAAAATTAACTTATACAATACAATGCAGTAATCATacaatttacatttttgctattttgctttattttattacgtttaattttttttttttttttttttatgaaaaatgttaGCAAGCGATCACAATATTCTATACATATTCATTATGCAAAGAATCCAAGTTAAACTTTTTAATGACCtatgaactttttttttaattcatctAATTTGCTGATTTCCAAAATTGTATACATGAGATTTACACTTGTGACgcatttttacatatacataatataatacagaTATATgatttgtatatgtacaaatttatgtatatatatgtagtcacttccttttaatataaattataaaaacaaaattctGCAAAAGTTTATATGCTGTATTAATATCATCTAGTTCATTACATGAAGTTGTAGTACCACTGCATAAAAAATACTGCTTCattcttaatttatatatatttgtaaaattagttttatttacattattttttctttttccaaaaatttctaattttttttattcaagtTATTGATGACACTAAAATTAAtctgttaaaatataaaaataaaatataaaaatatgaaaataatatataaaatataaaaatataaaaataaaatataaaaatataaaaataaaatacgaaaataaaataaaataaaatataaaaataaaataaaatataaaaataaaatataaaaataaaatataaaaataaaatataaaaataaaatataaaaataaaatataaaaataaaataaaatataaaaataaaataaaatataaaaataaaataaaatataaaaataaaataaagtataaaaataaaataaaataaatatactaattttttgaaagatGAACCACGTCTAGAACTTTCTACTAATTCTtgacataataattatacatatcatatacatttatatttatatagacGTTTTACTGAAGAAAGTAAGCCAGGTTTCATTGCAAAATCCTCGCCCTAAGTATATTAACCATTTATGTAAACGGTAAAAATACTCCCATgaactataattttttggaaaattattgttttaaattaaaaattataaaataataaaaaaaaataataatagataaatgaatgcataaataaattaacaaatgaatgaatgcataaataaattaacaaataaatgaatgcataaataaattaacaaatgaatgaatgcgttaaaaaataaaatgaactaaaataaattaaaacaaaaaattctaaaatattttgaaaatattgtaatatgaacataaatgagaattgtaaaaattttgcaTTCTTGTAACTGCacaaattatacaaattGTTGAAAGTACCATTTTACCTTTTCCTCCCTACATGGTAAGcttttaaacaattttttaaaaaaattaaagtgtAATATTTACACCTTTAATATTGTTTTTCTCCTTCTTATTAACATTTCTTGTTctatcaaataataaaaaagaaaaaatgttccaaaagaaaaacaaaaaatagtaatttgTTTAAAGATCCTAAACTTGTATAtacaagcatatatatatatatacatacacctGTACAtgcaatatatttatttatgtacatagttttttaatccatttaattaaaaaaaaaaaagaaaaaaaaatattttattcccTATTTGTGCCTTTTAACCCCATGTAGCATtgaaaagatataaaaatggaTTTTTTATACAAACAACAGAAAGTTAACAGTATTTTATCATCGTACAAATTGTATTTCCTCCTGTATTAACAGTTTTGCTTGAGCAAACGTACAAATACGTATATAGTTAATTAAATACAAAGTAGTCACACCcgtatacttatatttttatattcgcatatataatacatattataattccACGTGATCATTTTACCTGCACAGTTAATGTTGTCACGAGTAAAAAAAATCCTGTGTCGAAAGGACAAATAAAAGGTTGTAAATTGCGTGAACTAAGagaagggggaaaaaaaaaaaaagtttaagtTCCTTTTCTTAACTTCGAACAATTAATACCCCAGTTAatccttatatttttacatttctcATTTTTGTATCATTTCCATTTgagcgtatatatatatatatatatatatatatatatatatttgtacacatacatatatttacgttGTGTGTATACCAATTCATGTACAACGTTCAAATGCGAAGCATCACGGCTGCGGATTTTCGATTAAATTTATGAACACGTTCAGAAAATGGCCGATGAGCtcaaaataaacatatactaTGGTAGAAAGTACCCATTTTTGTGTAGAACAGTGcgtaacatatataataatattgttaagaaaaaagaaaatttaaacagTGAGTGCCTAGTAGgggaaaacataaaatttgtgaaaaacgaaaaagtGGAAGAGATACAAATAGAATTTGTAAACGATGTATCGGATGTAAAGTTTATACAAAGTAGTGACAAAATATTTGCAAAGAGTTTGGATTATTTATTGAAAACGAATTTATACCATTtttatgatgaaaataaaaaaaaaaaaaaaattcttaatgTTTATATTCAAACGCAGTATGATGATTGGATAGATTTTTTTAGATATAATGATATACAAGAAAATATTCAACATGTATGTGAACATATTAATAATCACTTACATTTGAATACCTTTGTTTGTTCTCATTTCTTAACCTTGtctgatatatatatttattacgagatgtatacatattttaatataactaattgttataatataaaatatacgaaACAGTACAAGAATCTTAATAGATGGTTTAAGTTAATAACATCTTTGCTATATAACAAGGATGATGAGTTAAATATGtacttacaaaaaaaagcACTCATGAACAAAGTGAACATAACAAAAGATGATGCAAACACTGTGCATATGTTAAAACAAAAAGCGACAAATACTTCATATTCGGGGAAATTAGAAAATgctgaaaaaggaaaagtagTAACAAGATTTCCACCTGAACCATCAGGTTTTTTACATATTGGTCATGCAAAAGCAGCATTCTTAAATAGTTATTATGCAAATATGTATGAAGGAAAAATGCTACTACGATTTGATGATACAAATCCAGCATTAGAAGATATCATATATGAAACAAGTATAATAGAtgatttagaaaaattaggattaaaatatgaaaaaattagttaTACTTCAGACTACTTCGCATTATTAGAAGAGTATtgcataaaattaataaaaatgaataaagcGTATGCAGATGATACAGATGTAGAATTAATGAGGAATCAAAGGGGTGAAGGTATTGAATCTGCTAATAGAGAAAATTCGATAGAAcataatttacaaatatttgaAGAAATGCGTAATGGTACagaaataggaaaaaaaaattgtataagagcaaaaataaatatgcaaagtaaaaataaatgtatgagAGACCCTGTTTTGTATAGATGTATAGTGGATACACCTCATCATAgacataaatttaaatataaatgttatcCAACGTACGATTTTGCATGTCCAATAATAGATTCAATCGAAGGAGTTACACATGCATTAAGAACGAATGAATATAGTGATCGAATAGAACAATATAATTGGTTTTTATCAATTTTCCAATTACGTAAAGTATACATTTATGAATTCAGTAGAATTTCTTTTGTCAAAACGCTTATGTCCAAAAGAAAATTGAAATGGTTTGTCGATAATAGAATTGTCGATGGATGGTCAGATCCACGTATGCCAACAATTAAAGGAATATTAAGAAGAGGATTAACTAAAGAAGCtttatttcaatttattttacagcAGGGCCCGTCAAAAGCTGGAAACTTAATGCAGTGGGACAAATTATGgtcaataaataaacaaatcaTTGATCCAATTATTCCTAGATTTGCTGCtgtagataaaaaaaaagcagtTATATTGAAACTCACTGATTTAAGTCCAGATAttgttgaaaaaaaaagagatttacatatgaaaaataaatcattagGTACTTGTACTATGTACCATACaaacaaatttttcataGAGCTAGAAGATGCCCAAACCTTCGTTGAACAAGAAGAAattacattaataaaattgggaaatataattattacgaGAGTCATTAAAAATGGCGAAGATGTTGAAGGTGGTGCTACTGTTAATCATGATACTCCTTTGAAGGAAATATTAGGTGTTTCCAACTTTAGCGGAGATTttaaaacaacaaaaaaaaaagtacactGGATACCCTACATTCGcgaaaaa
This region includes:
- the TKL3 gene encoding tyrosine kinase-like protein, putative, producing MNELSSGVSRKLFCNSDKLFYDNLRNLDERLNLNNNFNENNYNDTNLKKNYVRSSRRFKTEPPKKICENENTQFYSSFFQKLLSNISKNITYNKTDDERENDERENDEMENDERENDERENDERENDEMENDERENDERENNEILNGKMLNGKMLNGKMLNGKMLNGKMLNDEAMFEKNATYSSISKEGKKNIQIFKQDFVHKKISNEVKMERGERTGKFLSAKSISEENVPRSNRRLSDSKERRGICNNSRSRHKAVAINRTRKNQCSGKETEEKEALSEGEGLHEKQISRIKNCCDHLEGVLYEEKFKNGAKRSTEREFHVTNSKCHGTKMIEESIGRKSKVSGTKLVNSDIISDVFLRKNVKSLIVYDTGGIDIELIENENPEFLYHTYTGNRISNIYYDYDDYIKNKNLCNDKEVNRFNSSFLRQEDSNSGNSVNSDSFGRNGYVKSAGKQQKEKKDTSHHWKSERLEESCSNKRCEEEDSLGRNHVEDKIMNQSNEIFYSDSNLSCIEKNRYKVIKNYSSERLKVVDTYSSVSSTSLNISEKEKNKKYYYIGETVNNVRNGWGMLIYNDRVIFEGEYKMNNAIGYFIKYNEYSTEIGYRSPLSIKSVIIMSDNDNFIIQNKCENLNTVRIDQDLDKSPSNSVYTMGNNTIVNNYGSFNSICNKTYKTELNLCTSERLTNSSNSSSCYDFRPQVPSTSLDNKSIKESLLLNNIFNNFKNSTFQSNKIEDIEKMRNVNVRDVNTRSLNMKNVNMKNVNMRNVNMRNVNMRNVNMFSSYIRQKSKHKTIPARSVNYLKPPMMSFIKNNDLFFNRNGFGKNVKSSSSTGRRKKEHRTTHFLSPMNIIVTSFDTDDETISSDNNEEGKNGLGGQVGCRSGANPLRRIDKQKHVVQQKIANCINISVNSKGNTNSSCSSNNNSGYDSSHCNSSHCNSSRCNGSRCNSQEYNKGKLLSNLSDLHNETSETKESSTNHMDNPLYILTEGGKGLTCNSNDIQIEEGGDAMETVEEEGEGTEGEEVVNGFKVVEGEDAMETVEEGEGMCGEEEEEEEVNSFELMNGLKGEASGKKGGGINEYRSECSLEQSCTKKNSTEWHRGLKADCENVEDKQNKLNIIITDEYKNLICKNINNDSFVIKNNEITTFEKFMENRENYDWGNKWREAIKKGKDDGGNYEEVGSHNKNKTDMDKVNGRYSSHGNEKAVNSGTTDGYKHDNKSSKEKDYSEESKHTCDEQKSIGCSGKGIAVDNNIRGEKKEEINFYHFDKTLIRKRLRGATFPETHDDRQKNCFLFIDDYLTSNDDKFDMINEDVKLRASDYNKWSVNMLYNFLKMIGLKKEAYLFKINKVRGYHILKLTDKELKKLNINNTYVRKFVLSVFRFLVNSIDSADPLSLNFNTGQKFSFNNIRNICNSDIIILNKIGGGSYAQVFRAKYKGIYVACKLFLYNPKDISEESYCESYISTPRSSHKYIFPKISQNLSLVKAELRNKRAEEEEEEVEEHMEEEHVEDARIEEDQLSVVEGKARRDAELTENSSYTLQRNKKIKKMANLEIFRYFPTPVKYRNYEAKILYSLRACTNVIKLIGVCSLREGEESLILQYCPGGSLEKYIYRDEKKKSSIYTKCLSRPKIVKIFQQVAEGMYNVHSNQFFHRDLKLSNILLDENQNAIISDFGLSTYFSINDSPTAYAMYGNIFYAAPEVLKGEGFFKESDVWSFAVSLWEALTKKIAYDGLSASETFCKISAGELFLPIPNDIPSELSDLLRSMLQYDFTKRPLFDIIANKLEHIRLDAEMKLHCDIISFFDG
- the PmUG01_12015700 gene encoding glutamate--tRNA ligase, putative, which produces MADELKINIYYGRKYPFLCRTVRNIYNNIVKKKENLNSECLVGENIKFVKNEKVEEIQIEFVNDVSDVKFIQSSDKIFAKSLDYLLKTNLYHFYDENKKKKKILNVYIQTQYDDWIDFFRYNDIQENIQHVCEHINNHLHLNTFVCSHFLTLSDIYIYYEMYTYFNITNCYNIKYTKQYKNLNRWFKLITSLLYNKDDELNMYLQKKALMNKVNITKDDANTVHMLKQKATNTSYSGKLENAEKGKVVTRFPPEPSGFLHIGHAKAAFLNSYYANMYEGKMLLRFDDTNPALEDIIYETSIIDDLEKLGLKYEKISYTSDYFALLEEYCIKLIKMNKAYADDTDVELMRNQRGEGIESANRENSIEHNLQIFEEMRNGTEIGKKNCIRAKINMQSKNKCMRDPVLYRCIVDTPHHRHKFKYKCYPTYDFACPIIDSIEGVTHALRTNEYSDRIEQYNWFLSIFQLRKVYIYEFSRISFVKTLMSKRKLKWFVDNRIVDGWSDPRMPTIKGILRRGLTKEALFQFILQQGPSKAGNLMQWDKLWSINKQIIDPIIPRFAAVDKKKAVILKLTDLSPDIVEKKRDLHMKNKSLGTCTMYHTNKFFIELEDAQTFVEQEEITLIKLGNIIITRVIKNGEDVEGGATVNHDTPLKEILGVSNFSGDFKTTKKKVHWIPYIREKLISCTLYEYDHLLTVDKFENDNKEEWTKFINPVTKYETEVYAEPAITSLKQGDKFQFERRGYFIVDQISNNNHFRLVKIPDGKSKNMSIISSKVDPQVLAGTKNKTVAMPDKGKTTQKDNMKM